The following are encoded in a window of Bos indicus isolate NIAB-ARS_2022 breed Sahiwal x Tharparkar chromosome 21, NIAB-ARS_B.indTharparkar_mat_pri_1.0, whole genome shotgun sequence genomic DNA:
- the NDN gene encoding necdin yields the protein MSEQSKDVCNPNFAAEASNSEVHSSPGIPGEPSSPGSQAATLTESESPPLSPPDAPLVSLPPQAPGEEGDPKALQQAAEEGRPHQAPSTTQLSPAPPAPAQLVQKAHELMWYVLVKDQKRMIIWFPDMVKDVIGSYKKWCRSILRRTSLILARVFGLHLRLTSLHTMEFSLVKALEPEELDRVALSNRMPMTGLLLMILSLIYVKGRGARESAVWNVLRILGLRPWKKHSTFGDVRKLITEEFVQQNYLKYQRVPHVEPPEYEFFWGSRASREITKMQIMEFLARVFKKTPQAWPSRYREALEEARALRAAHPTAHCPRNSVSED from the coding sequence ATGTCCGAACAAAGTAAGGATGTGTGCAACCCCAACTTTGCAGCCGAGGCCTCCAACTCTGAGGTGCACAGCAGCCCCGGCATTCCCGGGGAGCCCTCTTCTCCAGGGTCTCAGGCCGCGACCCTCACTGAGTCGGAGAGCCCTCCCTTAAGCCCGCCTGATGCCCCTCTGGTCTCGCTGCCTCCCCAGGCTCCAGGCGAAGAGGGAGACCCGAAGGCCCTGCAGCAGGCCGCTGAGGAAGGCCGTCCCCACCAGGCCCCGAGCACAACTCAGCTCAGCCCGgcgcccccggccccggcccaGCTGGTGCAGAAGGCACACGAGCTCATGTGGTACGTGCTGGTCAAGGACCAGAAGAGGATGATCATCTGGTTTCCAGACATGGTGAAGGATGTCATCGGCAGTTACAAGAAGTGGTGCAGAAGCATCCTTCGGCGCACCAGCCTCATCCTCGCACGCGTGTTCGGGCTGCACCTGAGGCTGACCAGCCTGCACACCATGGAGTTTTCGCTGGTCAAAGCTCTGGAGCCAGAGGAGTTGGACAGGGTCGCTCTGAGCAACCGCATGCCGATGACAGGCCTCCTGCTGATGATCCTGAGCCTCATTTACGTGAAGGGTCGCGGCGCTCGAGAGAGTGCAGTCTGGAACGTGCTGCGCATCTTGGGGCTGAGGCCTTGGAAGAAACACTCCACCTTCGGAGACGTGAGAAAGCTTATCACCGAGGAGTTCGTCCAGCAGAACTACCTGAAGTACCAGCGCGTCCCCCATGTCGAGCCCCCTGAGTACGAGTTCTTCTGGGGCTCCCGTGCCAGCCGCGAAATCACCAAGATGCAGATCATGGAGTTCCTGGCCAGGGTCTTTAAGAAAACCCCCCAGGCCTGGCCTTCCCGCTACAGGGAGGCTTTGGAAGAGGCTAGAGCCCTGCGGGCGGCCCACCCCACTGCCCACTGCCCCCGCAACAGTGTCTCAGAGGACTAG